Proteins encoded together in one Chitinophaga lutea window:
- a CDS encoding helix-turn-helix domain-containing protein, protein MSANTHIPLRHIAPPPGEAGFSGDFTIRDVADMLAGKDMVQELHRHDFYYLLALQKGAGTHAIDFTPYAIRDHVVFFMRPGQVHELTLHTDSTGYLLAFKADISDGELLRRTAAQNAYYFDAGEFGRLLSLLADMFREYINKPHEHLKVIKANLSIFLINLIRQQDDSPTGTAGHYRQERFAEFSSLLETHITTHKQVSAYAAMLHLSPYQLNAITKSVAGKTCSALIDGQIVLEAQRLLLATTAQVSQVAFHLGFEDVSYFIRFFRKQTGFTPEAFRENYR, encoded by the coding sequence ATGAGCGCCAACACCCATATCCCGTTACGGCATATTGCTCCGCCGCCCGGCGAAGCGGGCTTTTCGGGTGATTTCACGATCCGGGACGTCGCGGATATGCTGGCGGGAAAAGACATGGTGCAGGAGCTGCACCGCCACGACTTCTATTACCTGCTCGCTTTGCAAAAGGGCGCGGGCACACACGCTATCGATTTTACACCGTATGCGATACGTGACCATGTGGTGTTTTTCATGCGACCGGGACAGGTGCACGAGTTGACGCTACATACAGACTCCACTGGTTACCTGCTGGCGTTTAAGGCCGATATTTCAGATGGGGAATTGCTGCGCAGGACGGCCGCGCAGAACGCCTATTATTTCGATGCCGGCGAATTCGGGCGGCTGCTGTCACTGTTAGCGGACATGTTCCGTGAATACATCAACAAACCCCACGAACACCTGAAGGTCATCAAAGCCAATCTGAGTATCTTTCTCATTAACCTTATACGGCAGCAGGATGACAGCCCCACCGGTACGGCCGGCCACTACCGGCAGGAGCGTTTCGCTGAATTCTCATCGCTGCTGGAAACGCACATCACCACCCATAAGCAGGTATCCGCATACGCGGCTATGCTGCACCTCTCCCCTTACCAGCTCAATGCCATCACAAAATCCGTCGCCGGTAAAACATGCTCCGCGCTCATTGACGGGCAGATTGTACTGGAGGCCCAAAGACTGCTCCTCGCCACCACCGCCCAGGTAAGCCAGGTTGCGTTTCACCTGGGCTTCGAAGATGTATCCTACTTCATCCGCTTCTTCCGGAAACAGACAGGTTTTACACCCGAGGCATTCCGCGAAAACTACCGGTAA
- a CDS encoding class I SAM-dependent methyltransferase — MQQKWDERYKAPAFAYGKEPNVFFKEWLGRCRPGTILMPADGEGRNGVYAAQEGWNVTSFDLSDEGRAKALQLAKERDVHIRYITGDFEHLDFEAASFDAVGLIYAHFPAGQKSSFHRKLDGYLQPGGIVIFEAFSKRHIHFSHQNPKVGGPKDIGELFSIKEIATDFAGYEQLLLEEREIQLNEGLYHIGTGSVIRFVGRKPAKNG; from the coding sequence ATGCAACAGAAATGGGACGAACGATATAAGGCGCCAGCCTTCGCTTACGGCAAAGAACCGAACGTATTTTTCAAAGAATGGCTTGGTCGATGCAGGCCCGGTACCATATTGATGCCGGCGGACGGCGAAGGCCGTAACGGCGTGTACGCGGCGCAGGAAGGATGGAACGTCACCTCCTTCGATCTGAGTGACGAAGGCCGCGCCAAAGCGCTGCAACTCGCCAAAGAGCGGGATGTTCACATCCGGTATATCACCGGCGACTTTGAACACCTTGACTTCGAAGCAGCATCCTTCGACGCCGTCGGTCTGATCTACGCGCATTTCCCGGCCGGACAAAAATCGTCCTTCCACCGTAAACTGGACGGATATCTCCAACCGGGAGGCATCGTTATATTTGAGGCGTTCAGCAAGCGGCACATCCACTTCTCCCATCAAAACCCGAAAGTGGGCGGCCCGAAGGATATCGGCGAACTGTTCAGCATCAAGGAAATAGCGACGGATTTTGCAGGCTACGAACAGCTGCTGCTGGAAGAAAGGGAAATTCAGCTGAATGAAGGATTGTATCATATCGGCACAGGTTCGGTGATCAGGTTTGTGGGAAGAAAACCTGCAAAAAATGGTTAA